A window of Punica granatum isolate Tunisia-2019 chromosome 8, ASM765513v2, whole genome shotgun sequence genomic DNA:
TATTTTTGATCCGAGTCTCTTGCAAGCTTGCACCCTGGAAATCCAAAATACTCTCTCAAGCAAGCAGAGGCGTCCTTTCTTGAATTACCAAAGCTAAGTCAAGAACTTCCTTCTTTGAACATTGGGAATTATACTTTATTACCAGATCCTCTAATTTCCTTGCCCACAATATATAGCTGAATGGGCAAGCTTTTGTAATCATTCTGGCCCAATTTCAATCTCAAGCCTCCCTGGTTATGTCTTTTCGCGGGAGAAGGAGATGTAAATTGGACCGGTTATGGACTTCTTAGCCTCATTTTTAATGATGAAATTCACCTttcaaagcaaaaaaaaaaaaaaaaaaatcacagagagagagagattcaaattttcaaactcCCTTACGTCTAAGAAAATATCTTGCTTCTTTATCAAAGGCTAATTAGAAGGACCACTCTAACATCTATATAACTTCCTTTGAAAACTTAATTATTGATAATGGCCATCCTAAGGGATTCTTAGGCTTGGGTTCCTTGTGAGTTATATCTCTTGCTCTTTTTACCTCCCCATATCAAAGAGTAGGATAGGTGCCTTCCCACTTGCATTCGTATGTGAATTTATTATTCGGGTGTCTATCGTCGGTATAATTCTCGTAACAACGCTTCGTCTTAGAGTATTCATTCCATAACGTGGTTCCTTCCTTCTCATATCCAGTGACGATTGCGATATTATAAATCTAGATTTGCATTTTGATTTCGTTTCATTATAGTTAGATATTTAAAAGAGAAATGGTATTGCTGAATAAAAGAGAAATGGTATTAATGCATTGTACATTTTGATATTGTGTAAGTGGCCAAGTTGATGCCATTATTGCTGATGCATACCGTACCAGAACGGATAAAACACAGAGGGAAAAGCTGATCTGATGAGACGCTGGCTGTAACATGTGACTCAGCATCATATGAATCCTTTCCAGTTTCTTTAGATCTGACACGCCCGTATTAATTAGATTCCGAtccttaattaattgtttttattccctatttccttaatttgtgttggatattaattaaattgaaaaagcaCGCCCTTTCGCATGCCGTGATCATAAGTAAATTTTCTTCTAATTAATAGCATTTTAGATCCAAGAACATCAAATTGACCGGGCTTTTTGTTAacatcaaacataatcatgaaaaacatatgatatgtTTTATAGTTCGTAATATGCGATATTTATGTTAGTTATAATTACTTCTACACCAGCTTTCGATATATAACTCAAGTAAGTCATTttgcaaaattaaaattcagtCATTTTGCAATACGGAATATACGTAAGGGAGCATCTTATGGCCTATTGAGTGAAATCTTGTTTATGGCAACCGATTCTTGTTTAGGTATTGGCTTAACCATAGCTCTCGGGTGCTTTCTTAAGGAAAGCAGCGCAATctgtgttattttttttcccttttcttatGAGGACACGATTTCTCCTTAACCTACTACCACTTGAACATACCACTCAGGCATTGGCTCAACGTTGGCTGGGAGATGTTTTCAAGATTGAAACTCCTAAAGTCTTTCCACCCGAAGTGCAATTTGCCCGTCGTACCGTCTCTCGTATTTTAAggcaacaatttttttttttaatgtatacTACCTGATATCCAGAAATCTAACGGAATCTGATTAATTTAGGTTTGAACCGAGTCAGCCCATGAAAAAAAACTTTCGCAATCGTAGATattctccattcacaaaatgaaataggcctAGGTATCGAACTATTTGCACCAACCCATGTTGGTTAATAACACAACAAATCTTCAATAatccttaaaaaataaaagatagacataagaagaaaaaaataaaatgaaaaaaggaaaagacgTAAACTGGTTTCCTTATCATGGAGGAAGGAAAAACAGTAACAGAGTTCTCTCATATATGTTTTCCATTTCCAAACAGCAGAGAGGAAAGCAAGaacgaaagaaagaaagaaagaaagaaagaaaccgCAGAAGTCTCTCCTCTCCCCTCCTCCCGACATTAATCTCGGAGTCCCCAAATGGATGGCGACCGATTAATCTAACACACCACCCACCCCATCGATCCGCCATTCCTAAATTTGTCATCCTCAAATACCAAAGCCCTTCTTCTCCGATTAGAtttttctctctcccctctctgattcaattctctctctctctgttgtGGTTTCAAGCTCCCCGGAGGTTCCTCCCATGGCGGTCTAGGCTCtctttcctcttcctttcctgGTCAGGTATGCCATGTCTTTCGAGATATTTGTATTCGACGAGGCATCTGCCCGGCAGGATAACCCGACCGGGACTCTCGATAACAAAATGAACGTAATAATATTCTTAGATCGTGCAGCTAGCTAAACCCGACCAGGACTCTCGGAAACAAAATGAACGTAATACTATTCTTAGATCCTGTAGGTAGCTAGCTACTATTAGATCGCGTCCTAATTGattgtttctcttttttttctttcttgagaCGTGAATCGATTCCACGGGGACCTGTGTACATTACGTGAACGTAAACGTAATATGTAACGTGTTCGGTTGCACGAGCCAGGAGTAGATCATTTGAATCAGCTGCATTAAAAGTCAGAATTGTATAGATATTCACGAGAAGCTCAAATGCTATTGAGCCAGCATGTGGAGATTCGACAAGGATGCTCGGTATAATAGTTTATAAATAACGTTCATGGTTATGCTGGTCCTTATGTCGTGTTCGATCATCATGTGTTTCGTAATCATTTGTAATGTTTTCTTCGATCTGATAGACAAATTTTCCTCATGATTTCAACGGAAAAGAGCAAATGCACCGTCTTGAAATGTCTACAAGAGTCGATATCTTGATATGTTATCACGCGTTTTATTGCTTGATATTGTTCTTAGATGAGTAATGTAATGTGACCAATATTTACGTGCAGTGGAAGGGATCCGATGAGATTTCCTGCCCGGAACTGGATACTGCGAGACCAGTCCTAGGATTAATCTCGTGATACTGTTCCTGTCGAGTGATGGAAGAAAACAGTAGCGCCGCGGGTGGAAAGTTGACGGGAATCCGGCAGATCGTCCGGCTGAAGGAGATCCTCCAGAAGTGGCAGTCTGTCACACTTAACCCAAAAGCAGACGGTTCCTGTTCTACCTCGCAGCTCGATCACGAGACGACGGTGACCCCAGGGATCAGCATTCCACGGATCCTGAACAAGAGGTTGGAGCAGGTGAGAGCATGCGACTCAGATGAGGAGAGCATCCACAGCCCCACGGATCCACCACCCGACGTGCCCAAGGGATACCTGGCAGTTTACGTGGGTGAGGAGCTGCGGAGGTTCGTGATTCCAACAGGGTACCTAAAGCACTCACTCTTCAAGGTCCTGCTCGAGAAGGTAGAGGAGGAGTTCGGGTTCGATCACAGTGGGGGGCTCACGATCCCCTGCGAGATCGAGACGTTCAAGTACCTCCTCAAGTGCATGGAAAACCAAAACAATGCCGAGGATGGCCCCGACGACGAGAGCTCTGGTAATTTTCAATACTTATGCAACCCTTCTAATCGACTTTGATCATATCTATTCATgtgataataaatttttcattatatttttttttctagaaatCAATCAATAGTACTCATTTCATAATAGCGCGAAGTTAATTTTTCAGTATTTCGCGTGATTTAACCATTACGAATGCTATActtaacatattttttttttcttggtgaTTTGTTGCAGCTGACAATTCAGAAGCCACAGAAGAGTGAGGTGAGATGATCAATTGGCTTGTAGGTGGATATGCCCAACATttcattattaatatttaatattgcTGCAGGGCTGACTTCCTTGTGCATATACTAAGGCTTTTATCCTTTGTATgcacaaattttcttttcttcctttcctcttttttttttgttgcgataattttcttcttcaccattcctCTTTGGAAGtgatgaaaagaagaaaccCAATAggaaacttttgtttagttttggAGATTTTGAGGGTTGTGTTGgccaaaattaatttttgtgcTAGAGggctaaaattttattttgacctCTATCACGTGTTACTCCTTACTTTGTATGTGAATTATTATCAAAGTGGATATCCGGAATACATTTGAACATAAGATCTTTCTTATTCATTTACGGGTATCATGTCAGTTTCTTGATTTTACGACATATGTCAAGATTTTTATATGGGTAAGAAGTTACTCGTAAGTTCATCTAAATCCAAcctatatgaaaaaaattataacctCTGACCTAACAGGAGTGCACGCATAACGTTTCGATTTTGATAATTACgtatttgttaattatttgtGGCAAATCTTGCTCCGGACTACATTTCTGGTGTTGGATCAGAAAGTCCTAGTGATCAATACTGAAATGGCAGATCCTGCGATGCCTGATTTGATTCAGAATGGAAGAGATATGGATCCGCAATCTTGTTCATGTGCCCCTAGCTAATGGATCATAATGGcccttttaatttaataaagaCAAATAATTatcctttaaaaattataaccTTGGTTTTTTTGGTGACTAGATTAGATAAAAATAGTAGATCGCCGCCATTGATGTTGTcaggaaatattttttttatttgtataacagtagattagattagattagacaaaaaataaaattaacataGGTGCAGGGTTAAAGGGACAAGAAgaataattatttcattttaaaaaataactagCTTGTTTTCCATATCAATGCACGTTGATAGGCAAAATGGATTGTCTAGACACATTTCAAGGAGGAATGGTTATTGGCACAGATGCGAGTCGGTATATTTTGATGTGATAGTCTCGATCATTGAACACCGGAAAAGTTAACGATCACAAGACGGCAAATATGATCACGAGAAGAAGGAACTTTCACTGGATGGCCGGGGCTGAAAACCCGAATTACAAGCATTTCCACGGGAAGAATTGCAGGGGAAATGGAAATAGAGATATGCAGAAAACAAgaggaaaatggaaaacacATTCTTCACAAAACACATCACAATCCTCAAATTGTGACATAATTATTCATGCCTCAGGACTCATAGAAAACTCAAAATGCTGCTCCCGCCTTTTATGTAGTAGAAGTTCTATCTTCATGTCCCTTCATctgtaatatttatttatttactcaACAGCAAGTGGAACGGACTGAGCCTGCAGATTCGAAGTCGTATCCCGGAACTCGAGTCAGTGAAAAGCACGACATTTTGTTTGCGTAAATGAACTTACTGAGCAGATCATGATTTAATATGACATGGGTTGCGATGGATGGCTTACCAGTGGACGGTACTTGAGGGCGTAGAACATCTCAAGGTAGCGGCGGCTCTCGAGCCTGTCCAGGTTCGATACGTGTTTCCAGAACCCGTACACGGCAGTCAGGTTCAGGAGCCTCTCGGAATATATCTGCCATGTGTACCTGGAATAAAAATCATGGCGGAACTGTTAAATGATGAATGAACGCAGCAACCACGGTTTTATACGAAAACTCTTGTAAGTCGAGCTAATTGGACTTTACTTCTCTTGGATCCTCTTCATAGCGCCCAGCGAGATCCTGTCCCAGTGGCTCGGGTCATGCTTGCACTTCTCGAAGAATTCGACAAGGATGTTGGCTGCCTGCTCTCCGTGGTATGGATCGATGTGGAATCCTGACTTCCCATTCACGATGATCTCAGCAGGCCCACCATTGCAGGTTGCAAAAGTGGGCAGCCCGCAGGTCATGGCCTCGACGACTGTCAGCCCAAACGCCTCGTAGAGGGCAGGCTGCACGAAGGCCCCCCTTGTGTCGCAGATGTAGCGGTAGAGCTCTCCATTCCGGACCCGGTTCATCTGGGACGAGATCCACCGGAACTGTCCGTTCAACTTGTAGGTCTCGATAAGGCCAtgcatcttcttcatctcggCCTGCTCTTCCAAGTCTTTTGATTCCTTCCTCCGGTCACCTCCCACCACGACCAGGTTCACAAGCTCCCTCAGTCGGTTGTTCTTCCCGTACCACTCGACGAGCCCTGTCAGGTTCTTGACACGGTCCAACCTAGCCATGGTGAAGA
This region includes:
- the LOC116187086 gene encoding uncharacterized protein LOC116187086, with product MEENSSAAGGKLTGIRQIVRLKEILQKWQSVTLNPKADGSCSTSQLDHETTVTPGISIPRILNKRLEQVRACDSDEESIHSPTDPPPDVPKGYLAVYVGEELRRFVIPTGYLKHSLFKVLLEKVEEEFGFDHSGGLTIPCEIETFKYLLKCMENQNNAEDGPDDESSADNSEATEE